The Labrus mixtus chromosome 16, fLabMix1.1, whole genome shotgun sequence genome window below encodes:
- the LOC132991645 gene encoding uncharacterized protein LOC132991645: MARLSISEPSLLTTNENVLFEGFSRNGNRHTSILQTRPPPPPPFSKSSILLPCKTCPPSRTCQPHQQQIQSCSRPAFIHFTKAIQPSSKPRPVRRHSHNPAWSAETGEGHLRPSAMKSHNALSQGEPLTVVGKPCLLSCSERPAQGAATGPARTQLHVFLPTEAEGEEVDSESVDEGFMDELDGKITSLKIQQGAPKTVTL, from the exons ATGGCTCGTCTCAG CATCAGTGAGCCGTCCCTCCtcacaacaaatgaaaatgtcctATTCGAGGGTTTCTCTAGGAATGGCAACCGTCACACCAGCATTTTACAAACGCgacccccacctcctcctcctttttcaaaGTCATCCATCCTGCTCCCCTGCAAGACCTGCCCCCCATCAAGGACCTGCCAGCCCCATCAGCAGCAGATCCAAAGCTGCAGCAGACCGGCCTTCATTCACTTCACCAAGGCCATCCAGCCCAGCTCCAAACCAAGACCAGTGAGGCGTCATTCACACAACCCGGCCTGGAGCGCAGAGACCGGCGAGGGTCACCTGAGACCTTCAGCGATGAAGTCCCACAACGCTTTGTCTCAGGGAGAGCCTTTGACTGTTGTCGGGAAGCCTTGTCTTCTGAGCTGCAGCGAACGCCCCGCTCAGGGTGCCGCCACAGGTCCGGCTCGCACGCAGCTTCACGTGTTTCTGCCCACGGAggctgaaggagaggaggtggacaGTGAGTCTGTGGACGAGGGCTTCATGGACGAGTTAGACGGTAAAATAACTTCTCTGAAGATCCAGCAGGGAGCGCCAAAGACAGTTACcctttaa
- the wu:fb74b10 gene encoding uncharacterized protein wu:fb74b10, whose amino-acid sequence MSWTWAQCLKMRLCLSEKELKKRWDSLRTQYARYKRLAPPGSSGAQKSSRQRWILNRLQFLEPHTKRRKTRSNRAIRKLADSDSPSDGTSSETGTRSPLEESSTPLKEPSVCEATTGTCTRLAESTVCGEDSRPEPLPTTSRSVTPRPRATRSRRMLDESASEESAYLLRTIRKSLEGLASEKDTDDIAMYCKNLEKRLRKLPPHVRPYLQHEVDNCLSKYLAYQSQLTQL is encoded by the exons ATGAGTTGGACGTGggcacaatgtttaaaaatgcgTCTTTGTCTCTCAGAGAAAGAGCTCAAGAAGAGGTGGGATTCTCTGAGAACCCAGTACGCCCGCTACAAGCGACTTGCTCCACCTGGAAGCTCTGGAGCCCAAAAGAGTAGCAGGCAGCGGTGGATCCTGAACCGGCTGCAGTTTTTGGAGCcacacacaaagaggaggaagaccCGCTCAAATCGTGCTATCAGG aaACTGGCTGACTCTGACTCGCCCTCTGATGGCACCAGCAGCGAGACCGGAACCAGGTCCCCTCTAGAGGAGTCCAGCACCCCTCTGAAGGAGCCCAGCGTCTGTGAGGCTACAACAGGGACATGCACTCGCCTGGCAGAGTCCACCGTCTGTGGAGAGGACTCTCGACCTGAGCCGTTGCCAACCACCTCTAGGTCGGTAACTCCCAGGCCTCGGGCGACGAGAAGCAGAAGGATGCTCGACGAGTCTGCCAGTGAGGAGTCGGCTTACTTACTCCGGACAATCAGAAAAAGCCTGGAGGGCCTAGCTTCTGAGAAAGACACAGATGACATTGCTATGTATTGCAAGAACTTAGAGAAAAGATTGCGGAAGTTGCCTCCACATGTGCGGCCATATTTACAGCATGAGGTGGACAACTGCCTGTCTAAATATTTAGCGTACCAGAGCCAGTTAACTCAGTTGTAA